In Pseudonocardia sp. DSM 110487, the sequence GCCATCCACCGCTGGGGACTGGAGCGGCCATCCGACCTCTCCGGCATTCGCCAGCCCGTGCTCGTCGCCAACGGCGAGACCGACAGGATGGTGCCGACGAACAACTCGGCCGACCTGGCCCGCCGCCTACCGGACAGCGAGCTGGTGATCTACCCCGACGCCGGTCACGGCGGCATCTTCCAGTTCCACGGGCAGTTCGTGGAGAAGTCCATCGAATTCCTCGCGCGGTAGAGCCCGAGGAGCTGGCGACCCCCGGCGAGCCTCGGGTCGGAGTCGGACCGCGAACTCGAGATCGCGGTCCGAGGGGGTGGCGGGCGGCGCGGTCAGCGCTCGAGGAACTCCAGGACCTCCGGCACGAACTGCTGGTGGTGCTGGAAGACGCCGCCGGCGGGACCCGTGCCAGCGAGGATCGCCCGGCGGACGAGGTCGGGATGCGGGAGCGCGACGACCTGGGCAACACCGCCGCCGAGGGGAACACCGCCGCGAGGCCCGAGCTCGCGGTACGCGAACTCCACACCACCGGCTTTGATCGTGCGGGTCGGCGTGTGCTTCCACCTCGTGTCGGCCGCACCCTCGGGCACGTCGGCCTTCGTCATCTCATGACCTCACCTTGACGACGACCTTGCCCTTCGCGCGCCCCTTCTCGAGGTACGCCATGGCCTCTTTGGTCGACTCGAACGGAAACACCCGATCCAGGACCGGTTGAATGATCCCGGAGTCGACGAGAGAAGTGATCTCGCGCAGCTGGTCTCCACTTGCCCGCATGAAGAGAAATGAATAGCTCACATGACGACGCGCAGCCGCCCTCCTGATCGGATAACTCAGCACGCGCGTGGCCGGACCAAAGATCCGGGACGACCCGATCTCCTTCGCGAAGGCCGGGTCGGGCGGGCCGGAGATCGAGATGAGCTTTCCGCCGGGCTTCAGAACGCGCAACGACTTCTTGAGCGTCTCGGCGCCCAGACTGTTCACGACCACATCGTAGTCATGCACGACTCTTTCGAAGTCGTCCTTCTTGTAATCGATCACGACATCGGCCCCGAGGCGCTCGACCAGTTCGACGTTGGCCGTGCTGGTCGTGGTCGCCACGGTCGCGCCCACATGCTTCGCCAGCTGGATCGCAATCGTTCCCACACCACCGGAGCCGGCGTGAATGAGAACCCTTTGACCCTTTTCCAGATTCGCCCGCTCGATCAGCGCTTGCCACGCGGTCAAGCCGACCAATGGAATGGACGCCGCCTCTTCCATGGTCAGGCTCTCCGGCTTCGGCGCCACGTCGTCTTCGCTTATCGAGATGAACTCGGCGAAAGTGCCGATCTGATCCGTGCCCGGCCGCGCGTAGACCTCGTCTCCGGGCTTGA encodes:
- a CDS encoding NADP-dependent oxidoreductase, coding for MKAFVLDRYGSGDNVRFGEMSEPEVRANDVLVEVRAAGVNLLDSKIRNGEFKLFLPYRLPVVLGHDVAGVVVRVGSRVRRFKPGDEVYARPGTDQIGTFAEFISISEDDVAPKPESLTMEEAASIPLVGLTAWQALIERANLEKGQRVLIHAGSGGVGTIAIQLAKHVGATVATTTSTANVELVERLGADVVIDYKKDDFERVVHDYDVVVNSLGAETLKKSLRVLKPGGKLISISGPPDPAFAKEIGSSRIFGPATRVLSYPIRRAAARRHVSYSFLFMRASGDQLREITSLVDSGIIQPVLDRVFPFESTKEAMAYLEKGRAKGKVVVKVRS